GCCATGCTGTCGCAGGCGCCAGATGAGCACGAGGCCGGAGAGCGACTCCACCACGCTGTCCAGGCCAAAGCCGACCAGCGAAATGCTTCCGGCCGCCCTGCCCGCGGCAATCGATGCAGCTGCCTCGGCCACATTGTAGCCCACGGTCAGGTATTCCAGTTTGAGCGCCCGGCGAAAGCCACGCTCCACGGCGGAGGCGGAGAACTCAGCGGCACCGCCCACCTCACGGGCCCCAGTATTCCCGCTGCGGAGCGCGTCTTCCCACTCCTGGGCGCCCTCGTCATGACACCGAGTCTTTGCCCCAACCTCTTCTTTGCGCGTCAACACGGCGGCTCCTGCCTCCCTTCCAGCATGGCGCGCAAGAGCTGGATGCGCCCGATGTGCAGGGCGGTATGGGCGGCAGTGTTGAGAAGCCAGTGGGCCACCGTCATCTCGTCCTGCAGCGTCGGGGCCGCCGAGTGAAAATCTTCCTCGCCCAGGCCGCTGATGTAGCTGATGCTCTCTTGGCGAACCTGCCGCACCCAGGAAAAGAGCTCTTCCACCGAAGAAATGGCACTCTTGATCTGTTCCAGTCCGGTCCACTCCGCGCCAAACACCCGGAAGGCTGGCGGCACCACCGGCTCCGGGAGCGCCTGCAGGAACTTGCCGATATGCACCCGTTCCCGGTGAGCGATGTGCCCCACGTGCCAGATGATGGGCAGGCAGTTGTCGCTCGGCGTCCAGAAGAGCTGGTCTTCGGTGAGGCCCTCCACCTCGGCCAAGGGGTCGCCGTACCAGGACCCGCGCCCATACATGAAAAGCAACACCTCTTTCCACTTTCTCATGGCAATGTCCTCGCATTGGGTTGCGCTGACGCAACGGCGCGCCCAGCCTCCCCCGCGCGCCACTTCTTTTCATAAGCCAGGATGGCCTGTACCAACTTTTCCGCGCCGAACTTGACCACATCGGTCGTCGGCAATCCTGTCTGCTGCTCCACCCTTTCCACCTCCCGCTGGGCTTCCTTCTCCGCCAAAACGCGAAGATTGAGCGCAACGGCCACCACTTTGGCAGGAAAAACCGGCTCAGCCATGGCTTCGTACAGGGCAATGGCCTTAGGTATCGGCGGCACCGGCGTGTTCTTTGAGCCGCGCATGATGGTGCGCCCGTACTCGTGGCAAAGGATGAGCGCCTGCGGTGCAAAGCCGTGCAACATGCTGAGCGTGACGCCGGAGTAGAGCGGGTGCGTGAGGGCACCCTGACCCTCGATGAGCAGATAGTCGTGCGCGGCGTTCTCCAGCGCGAGGCGCTCGGCAGCGCCCGCCACAAAATCGGCGATGACCCGGTCGAGGGCCATGCCGCGGCCGGAAATCATGATGCCTGTCTGTCCGGTGGCGACAAAGACCGCGTCCTTCCCCTGGGCCTGTAAAGCCCTTGTGACCTCCAGTGCCACGATCTTCTTGCCGATGTTACAGTCAGTGCCCACCGTGTGCACGCGGAAACACGGCAGTTCCTGCGCCCGACATCTGTTCACGGTCAGGTCGTCCGGCACGCGGCGCAGGTCCACCAGGGAGACGCCGCGTTCCTTGGCCCGCGCGGCGAGTTCTGGATCATCGCCGAGAAAAACGTGCAGGCCCGCCACCACATGGAGCCCCGCATCGATGGCCTGCAGGATGAGGGCGCGCCAACTGGGCGGCAACTGCCCTCCTGCCGGCGAAATGCCGATGAGCAGCGTGTCCGGCCGCAGGCTAAGCGCCTCCCGTAAGGAAGCCACAATGGGAATCCCCTTGCCCACGCCCAGGAGCTTCTCCGTGTCGCCTCCGGCCTGGGTGGAATCGACGAGGGCCACCACCTCGTCGCCGCGGTACCGCACCA
Above is a genomic segment from Calditrichota bacterium containing:
- a CDS encoding DinB family protein — protein: MRKWKEVLLFMYGRGSWYGDPLAEVEGLTEDQLFWTPSDNCLPIIWHVGHIAHRERVHIGKFLQALPEPVVPPAFRVFGAEWTGLEQIKSAISSVEELFSWVRQVRQESISYISGLGEEDFHSAAPTLQDEMTVAHWLLNTAAHTALHIGRIQLLRAMLEGRQEPPC
- a CDS encoding DUF1611 domain-containing protein, which codes for MPGIDLLREKRRFVILTEGSTHPTPGKTAAGVVRYRGDEVVALVDSTQAGGDTEKLLGVGKGIPIVASLREALSLRPDTLLIGISPAGGQLPPSWRALILQAIDAGLHVVAGLHVFLGDDPELAARAKERGVSLVDLRRVPDDLTVNRCRAQELPCFRVHTVGTDCNIGKKIVALEVTRALQAQGKDAVFVATGQTGIMISGRGMALDRVIADFVAGAAERLALENAAHDYLLIEGQGALTHPLYSGVTLSMLHGFAPQALILCHEYGRTIMRGSKNTPVPPIPKAIALYEAMAEPVFPAKVVAVALNLRVLAEKEAQREVERVEQQTGLPTTDVVKFGAEKLVQAILAYEKKWRAGEAGRAVASAQPNARTLP